The Candidatus Izemoplasma sp. genome segment GATTACCCTTATATGGAATCAAAACTAAAGACTAAAGTTGATAATTTTGAGAATGAAATAAAAAACTTGTTATTTGATTACCTTAGAAAAAACAATGTTCAGAAATTGAGTATTGTTAATTCATTTATCGTAATTGATGCGTTTTATGCTCAGATTAAGGAATATCTAAGAGAAAAAACAATATATACTACATCAAATGAGTACTTAAAACAAAAGCAAGGACGTCTAATGAAACTTACTAAAATCTTATTTGGATATTAAAAAAGAGCTCATTAGCTCTTTTTTGTTGTTTCTCTTTCAATTATTGTTACTGGCAACATGATGTGTTTTTGTTTTAGTTTCTTCTTCTTAATTAAGGTTAATAGTGTCTCAGTAGCATATATTCCAATATCATCAATTGGCTGCGCAATGGAAGTCAGTTTAGGGTATAACACATTAGCTAATTCAATATTATCGAATCCAATGATTTCGACATCATCCGGTATGTTATAATCAAGTTTTTGTAAGACACTAATCGCATAGATAGCTATGATGTCACTACTACAAAAAATACCATCAACATCTGGATGTTTTTTAATAAACATTTCAATGTCATCAATATCAGGTGTTTTAAAATCTAAATCAAATGTATAAATCTCAACATCATAGTCATCCATTACTTGATAGAAGCCTTTTGCTCTATCAACGACAGTGATTAGGTCACTAGGTCCTCGAAAATGAATGATTTTTTTTGGTTTAGATTTTAATAATTGTTTGGCAGCTAATTCACCACCTTGAACATTGTTTGATGTGATCGATGGAATAGAGTCATCTAGGACGTGATCAATCGTTAGAACAGGTATTTTTAAATCCATATATGATTTAACTGTTCTCGTGTTAGCTACTAAGATTAATC includes the following:
- a CDS encoding LacI family DNA-binding transcriptional regulator; the encoded protein is MPTIKDVAKKANVSVATVSRVINNTGYVNEETRKMVQDAIDELEYVPNELARSLFRKTSNIIGLIVPHISTYFFAELIESIEDAVTKKGYKLMIFNSKDDIELEKKYINVISQYNIDGLILVANTRTVKSYMDLKIPVLTIDHVLDDSIPSITSNNVQGGELAAKQLLKSKPKKIIHFRGPSDLITVVDRAKGFYQVMDDYDVEIYTFDLDFKTPDIDDIEMFIKKHPDVDGIFCSSDIIAIYAISVLQKLDYNIPDDVEIIGFDNIELANVLYPKLTSIAQPIDDIGIYATETLLTLIKKKKLKQKHIMLPVTIIERETTKKS